The DNA window CCGCTAGATATCGATCTCGAGGAGGCCCTCAGGGCTCACCCTCACGCCGTACCTCTTAAGCGGGGGCTGCAGCTCCCTGTTAAACTCGCACCGCCTCTCAGGCATGACTATTGGCTGTGAAACCATGTCGCCGGTCAGCACGTCGAACTTAGCCTTATGGAGCGGGCAGACGGCAATGTGCCCGTCCTCAACGTCGCTGAGCACGCCGCAGCCCATGTGAGGGCACCTGGCGTCCATGGCGTAGAAGTTGCCGTTATGCTTGACTATGAGTATTGGGGTGTTATCTACCATAATGACGGCGTGGTCCCTCGTATCAAAGATTTTAGCCAGGACGGATACCTTACGAAATACCATACATAGATCGCCTAGCTATTGTTAGCAAATCAACTAGTTAATAAAACTTATACATGGATTGTATGGGGCTCAGCGGCCGCGGGCCTCAGGGGCTGCGCTCATTTGTAGGAGCAGGCGGCGACCCCTGGCATTGATGCCCTGCGCCTCGTGGCGTCGCCTGACCTCAGGGCTCCCTCAGGTGATTTTGAGGCTCAGTACTCGCTGAGGGTGCCGTCCCTCCTGGCCCTGTTGAAGCCGTAGGTGTAAACCGCGACCCCCAGGGGGAGCAGGACTAAGTCGTAGATGAGGAGCACAACGACATACCAGAGGACGCCGCCCAGGCCAACGCCGTCCAGGAGGGCCAGCCTGAGGCCCTGCAGGGCGGGCGTCAGCGGCACGGCATAACTTATGTACCTCAGCCAGGTCGGGAGCACCGAGACGGGGAACACCGTGCCGGCTATCAACGTGGTCACAGTTGAGAAGAAGAAGGCCACTGGGTTCCCCTGCTTGGTTATCATAACTATGCCGCCCGCCACCATTGATATCCCAACGGTGGCTATGAGCAGCTCAGCCACCATTATGACTGCAGCTGGCAGCCCTGACGCCAGGTACCTGACCCCGAGGCCGTAGCCTACGGCCAGGGTCACCGCCGTGCTTATCGAGTTCAGTATGAAGCCCCACAGCGTTGAGTATATCAGCATGCCGAGGACCCCGCTCTGGGTCATAAGGTAGTATTCTATGGTGCCCATGAGCTGCTCGTTCCTCATCCTTCCGCTTATAGTTGTTATAACTGACGAGACGTAGCCCTGGAACGCCAGGCCTATTACCACGAAGGGCGTGTAGTCCTGGGGCCTCATACTGAAGGCCCCGCTCACTATCCTTGCACCCAGCGCCGTCCCAGTGAAATAGTAGGTGAACACTGGAAGGACCCAGCTGAGGACGTTAAGGGCTATCTGCGTCCTGTAGGTGCTCCAGACCCTGAAGCCCCTGAGGTAGACATAGGCGTAGAGCCTCGCGGCCACTATGCTAAGCCTCCTCGCCACGCTCAAGCCATGCCACCCCTCCAGGCCCAGGCGCCCCTGGCCCTCGCCCTGTAGTCTATCTCCATCATTTCCTCGCCGACAAGGGCAGCGTAGACGTCCTCAAGCGTCGGCTCTTCCTCCCTGTAGTACTCCGCCCTCCCGTCCAGCTTGTCGGCCATGCTGCTCGGCACCCTGAGCACGGCCCTGTTACCCCTGACGAACGCCATGAACCTCCTGAGGTCCCTGGGGACGGCGTCATAAGGAAGTGAGACCTCCACCACCTTGCCCACCGCTGCCTTCAGCTCGGCCGGCGTGCCCTCAGCTATAATCTTGCCGTACTTTATCACGTATATGTAGTCGGCCAGGCCCTCCACCTCGCCCATGTAGTGGCTGGTCATGAGCACCGCCTTGTCCCTCGAGAGCGACTTCACGAGGCCCCTGAGCTCCCTGGCCGAGACGGGGTCAAGGCCCAGGGTTGGCTCGTCAAGCAGGAGCACTGGAGGGTCGTGAATTAGCGCCCTGGCGAGGGCCAGCCTCCTCTGCATGCCAAGGCTGTACTTCATGTACTGAACGTCTGCCCACCTGCTAAGGCCCACCAGCTCCAGCACCTCCCTAGCCCTCTGCTTTGCCTCGCCCAGGCCCATGTTATAGAGGCTCGCGAAGAATAGCAGGTTCTCGTAGCCCGTCAGCCTGTAGTAGAAGAGCCTCTCGCCCGTCAGCACCAGGCCCAGGCTCCCCCTGACCTCCTTTACCTCCCTTGTGACGTCGTGCCCCATGACGTAGGCCCTCCCCGACGTGGGCAGCAGCAGCGTTGAGAGTATCTTTATCAGCGTCGTCTTGCCTGACCCGTTTGGCCCCACAAGGGCCACCACGGAGCTCCTTGGAACCCTGACGCTAACCCCGTCCAGCGCCCTGACCTCTGCAGATTTCACCCTGAAGGTCCGCGTCAGGCTCTGGGTCTCCACGGCCTCCGTGGCACTTCACTCTCTCAGTGATATATCGAAAAACTCCAGCTAAATAAGTTCAGCTGCTGCAGAGAAGCAGGAGCCTCGAGGCAACCCTCATGGCCCTGAAGTCGCCCCTCGGCATAACCCCTCTCCTCCTCATGGACTCCACGAGCCTCCCCAGCTGCTCCGCCGTGACCCCCAGCAGCTTAGCCGCCGAGCTGAAGTCCTCCGCTGACGCTATGGCCCTCACGGCCCTGAGATCCTCCTCGCTCAGGCTCCCGCAGAAGGAGAGGGGCAGCGTCACCCTCTCCAGGGCCTCCTCCACGGCGTCAACTATAAGCTCCCTCAGCTCGTCGGGCTGAACGAAGAGCTGATCATCGAGTATTATCACTTCAATCCCTAGCCTTGAGGCCACGGCCCTGGCGGCCTCGTCAGAGTAGCCCCTGGCCACTATGGCCGGCCTCAGGCCTGTCAGCACGGAGTTCACATAGGCCTGCCTCATGGAGGACACGTCCGCCAGGCCTGCCTTGACCTCAACCGCATAGACTATGTTGTTCTTCTCGGCGACTATGTCTATATCTGAGACCTCGACGCCGTCTACAACCACCTTCCTGTGGAACTCCAGTACCCTGAAGCCCATCGACTCCAGGT is part of the Acidilobus sp. 7A genome and encodes:
- a CDS encoding Rieske (2Fe-2S) protein, with amino-acid sequence MVFRKVSVLAKIFDTRDHAVIMVDNTPILIVKHNGNFYAMDARCPHMGCGVLSDVEDGHIAVCPLHKAKFDVLTGDMVSQPIVMPERRCEFNRELQPPLKRYGVRVSPEGLLEIDI
- a CDS encoding ABC transporter ATP-binding protein; protein product: METQSLTRTFRVKSAEVRALDGVSVRVPRSSVVALVGPNGSGKTTLIKILSTLLLPTSGRAYVMGHDVTREVKEVRGSLGLVLTGERLFYYRLTGYENLLFFASLYNMGLGEAKQRAREVLELVGLSRWADVQYMKYSLGMQRRLALARALIHDPPVLLLDEPTLGLDPVSARELRGLVKSLSRDKAVLMTSHYMGEVEGLADYIYVIKYGKIIAEGTPAELKAAVGKVVEVSLPYDAVPRDLRRFMAFVRGNRAVLRVPSSMADKLDGRAEYYREEEPTLEDVYAALVGEEMMEIDYRARARGAWAWRGGMA
- a CDS encoding ABC transporter permease → MSVARRLSIVAARLYAYVYLRGFRVWSTYRTQIALNVLSWVLPVFTYYFTGTALGARIVSGAFSMRPQDYTPFVVIGLAFQGYVSSVITTISGRMRNEQLMGTIEYYLMTQSGVLGMLIYSTLWGFILNSISTAVTLAVGYGLGVRYLASGLPAAVIMVAELLIATVGISMVAGGIVMITKQGNPVAFFFSTVTTLIAGTVFPVSVLPTWLRYISYAVPLTPALQGLRLALLDGVGLGGVLWYVVVLLIYDLVLLPLGVAVYTYGFNRARRDGTLSEY